The sequence TAATACTAAAAAATGTTGTTAATAAATCAATTTTGTTTATGTATCCACGGTTGAACATGTCAATTATGGTAATTAATTTGTAGTCATAAATGAAGAGACATGTATTTGTCCATTTTCTCAACCGCTGTAATTAGCGCGTAATTAATAGTGTAACTAGATATACTTCGAGTAGAACACTACTACTAGTCGTACGTCTAGTCCGCTATAGTACGTACTGTACGCAAGAACCACGTCCAGTCGTCCACAAAATGGGCTCGTACGTCGCAGCCAGCTAGGCGAAGCTATCCGTGTCGATCCCCGGGGGAGAAGTCAATGGCCGGGGCGGCGGTCGCGACAGCGACggccgtgcgcgcgcgccgcccgtgCGTCGAGGTGGCAGCCCACGCGTCCCCGCCGAGGCGCACCGGACGGCCGCGATGCGCGCGAGACACACACATGTACACCTCGAACCAGCAAAATCCGCTTGCTCGCGCAGCTCGCCGGCGCATCGATCGTTGCGCCTGAGAGACGCATGGGCGCCATGGCCGGACGTACCACCCCTGCAGGTACAGTACGAGTGTACGGCTACCTCTCGTTTTCTGTCGATGATCGTGGCGTGCGGGCGCGTGTAtgtgcgccgcgcgcgcgctggGCGCCGCTCTCACTCGGTCACTCCGACACGTCCATATGGCTACATATCCGTCGGGGActcgcgcacgcacgcacgcggaGTTTTGGTCCAACTCTTCAAGCAACGCTGGCCACACGTTTGTTTTAATTTAGGAGTAGCTCTCTCTTGCTCCGATGGACAAATGCAAAACAGTACGGTGACTCTAGGCTCTAGCTACCTTAGgctctgtttgtttcagcttaggattattataatctggattattatgagtaaattgaaacaaacagatagcttattatgatagattattataatctataagccagattactataatctagtaatctactctaaaggtgcttttttttagattattagatGGCTAACACCTAACAACcagctaataatccagagaagcAAACAGCTAACAACTTATTCTATGTttgcttattataatccagcttatagtaatctgactcaataatctaaattacaataattttaagctgaaacaaaccgGGCCTTAGTCGTTTCTTATTCCGTTTAATTTACTCGgtcgctagctagctaagaTAATATCACAACTCATATAGCGAGCTATAGATTGCAACTtcatctttttgttttttaccaAAAGATTACAACTTCTTTAATTCATCGATCTCACTTTATTGTCTTGTCAATGAAATGTTCATGTGCACAGTATATAGTACTAGAGAAATTTAAATCCATAGACAAACACCCAAATCCAAAAAGTACCATCGGTAAGTGCGTGTTTCATaaaataccatcgtacaaacgattttatctaaaaaatattattaccgTTATGGTTCCATCCATCCCACGCCACTATAGCATCTAATGAAGAGATGGTAACAGATTGGACCTAACGGCGATGACATTTCAGGACAAAGTCGTTTATACAATAGAATTTTATGGAACTCGTATTTATCAGTAACATTTCTTGAAATAATTGAGCGATTGTCAATGATATCTATTGGATTTTCTAGCAGATCGATCGACCAAATGGCCTAAATACTGACCAACACTCTAACAACCATCAGCTCGTATATTCTTCAACAACTATGCtaccaaattaattaactactcaaatttttcataaccatacGGACGGACTTGTGTGGTCTGTGGGACGTACTATTTGAACATCAGTATAATTTTCTACTCAGCCCAATTTCaaatgcataacatatatacGATCACAAATGAAGCCATGGCGACCTTGTCTGCTGAGCTGCTAATTGTACATATGTCGGGGTGGGTCATGGCTTCATTATTCGTGATGGATCCCGGCTTCAtgaaatacatgcatgcaactTAATTATTATAACTTAACTATGCAAGCATGGCAGCATGCATTGACCTGCTTAATTAGTCTGCTCTGCCACTGACCAGCTGGGACAGCTTGAATTGATCAAATTAAAGTCTAGCATTTTCGATACACTAGTAAGCACAAGCTTGCAAGATTGAGGGTTGTGACACAATAGCTTAATTATGTATTGACCTGACCAAGCCAACACAACtactatacacatatatacaacttgATGCAACATGGTACCTATTAATTTCCCCATCACTCTTCTATTATTTGACTTGCAAAACTCAACAGAGACACATTTTTGTCTATTGATTGTGGATCGCTCATTAGTGGGATCAGGCAGTAGCAATCATTAAGTTGAAGGATTATATACTAGTCTagtctatttttttctcaaccaTTTAAGAATTATTTGCTCATCGATCATGTGACTATAAGTGACCTTGACAGTTACTGGTGTCCTTGTTCTAGTTTAATTGTTTTTTCTCCCTCCTCATGCTGATTTATTCCTTTTTTATATGCTGCCACAGTCACCAATGATCGATATAAGAGGAGCAAAAAGAAACGAACAAACGGAAATTAATTGATAAACTAGCACACTAAGAAAAGCAACCGGTGtgcacaaatttttcttcactGGAGACAAGGCCATGATGCGAGTGAGAGGGACAGCAGCCGCCTCCACCAATCATAGGAAGCCACCTTTGCCATGTTTCCCCACACTGACACGCACCACACATGAAAATTTAATTAATGTAATTAATGATCAGAATAGTAATAAAgtaattatttgaaaaaaaaatcatgagaaGCTTCTAATGATAACCAAGAACTGGATAGAAATGATGGTACAATCCTGTACAAAAATTGCCTCTTGTGATGATCATGTTTTGCCCCTTTGGTACATGGCGTGGAGTGTTCGATTCGGCTCTGTTTCCACGCAAGGAAGAATCTTATTACATGTAGTCGCTCACGTCGAGGAGCTCGGATAGGTGCATGTTGATGAGCAGCCCAGCGTCGTCGACGTCACCGCTCGCGTTCAAGCCatacgtcgtcgtcgtcgtcgtagagGATGAGTTGATCTGTCCGGCGGCTGCTGggctcgacgacggcgtggaCACGCCGGAGTTGACGTTGTGGTTGTTGCTACTCGAGACCGTGCTGCTCCACTGCTGCAGGTTGGACGCGTCGGACGCCATCTGCATCAGCGCCGGCACGTAGTCGAGCTGGTTGTCGTAGCTCGGGTGCTgcacggcgccgcggcggtggcaggtcgccgccgccatgtgatCCTGCGGTTGCTGCGCCAGCTGCTGCGTCGGGCTGGCGTGAACCAGGCCTGGCATTTGGTGGCAGGCGGTGCTGGTGGCCTGCAAGAACTGTTCGGTCGCCgcggcctgcggcggcggcggcggcggcggcgtcacctgctgttgctgctgcgcCATCTGCGCCTGAAGCAGCCACGGCAGGAGAAGCTGCgcctgctcggcggcggcggcggcggctgcgccggtcctcgtggcggcggggaggatggcggaggcgaggcggagcAGGTCCGGGTAGCCGGCGAGCGGCTCGAGCGCGCGGAGCGTGTCGAGGTCGGCCTGCGTGGGGTagtacgcggcggcggcggcgggcttgaGGAGGGAGGTGAGGTCGAGGAGGTCGAGACGCGGCGCGTGGGTGACGGGGTCGATGCCCATGCGGAGGAGGCGCTTGCGGATGTGCGTGTTCCAgtagttcttgatctcgttgtccGTCCGGCCCGGCAGCCGCGCCGCGATCGCTGACCAcctaagccaaaaaaaaaaaaaaatcatgcacgGAAAACGCAACCGGCATCATCGATCATCAGCAACCGTACGCCCAAGTGTCCACGTACTGAAACAATAATTATTAGCCGGATAATTTGATAATCTTACTTGTTACCGAGGATGCTGTGGAGCTGGAtgatggcctcctcctcctcgaaggAGAAGCGACCACGCTTGATGTCCGGCCTAAGGTAGTTCGTCCACCGCAGCCGGCAGCTCTTCCCGCACCTCGAGAGCCCTGCACAAACAAAGAAGCTGGATATATCAGCTACCATTCATAAGATAAGCTAATCTAAGCTAGCTTTGTGCATGCTCATCAATGGCGGCAGAGCAAAGCTGACGCGCGCGCTCACCGGCATTCTTGGGGAGCGTGCGCCAGTTGCCCTGGCCGTGCTCCTTGATGTAGGCGACGAGCTTCTCGTCCTCCTCGGGCGTCCACGGCCCCTTCTTCAGCCCGCTCTTCTCGCAGCACGGCGCCCGCCCCATCGATCACGGGAACACACGTAGTTCGCTAGCAGGCGGTGCAAGAGCAAAAGGTTCGGTTTGTCTCGCAGCCAAGCAGGCGTTAGCCGTGTGAAGAGCGGCGGGAGCAGGAGACGGATGGATCGGTTCGACGAGGGAGAGGTGTGGGGGCGAGGTGGGGAAAGGGTTATAAAGGGGGGGCGCGAGGCCGGCGAAGTCAACAGGATTCGGTGCCGGCCTTTGTTTATCGCGCCCGCGACGTGGCCGCGCCCCGCGCTGCGTCCCGGTTGTGTCCCGGGGGCGGGCCACACGGTACGTACTCGTGGGGGCCGCCTCGTTCGTtttactaccaccaccaccaccacaggcCAGGCCAGTGGCGCGATGGGTTAAAACAGCGCCCCCCGCGCGGCCCATGGCTGCAGAGGGCGTGCCAGTTGCCACACCAGAGCTAACACTAGCAGCCTCGGCCCTCGGTTGTCTCGTTACGTGTAGTACAGAGTACAGTGACAAAGCAAACAGCCAACGATATACGGAAGCCAGAACAACTTCCTGCTTCAGTTTGAAACTAGTAAAATTCAAAATCTGTTTCAAGCGAATCCCGAGATACAcggatactccctccgttacgaaaaaaacaaaactaaaattgGATGTAACATATTTCCCCTCTACTCGTAAAAAATtatttaggacaatgtttaagtcaaaccttacgaatataaatcattaatatagatttgtcttgaaaaatacttttacaaaagtatacatatatcacttttcaataatatttttatagaaataaaaagtcggagttgtgttttggagtccgtgtgTCGTTTCTTTATGAGTACGAAGAAAGTATTACAGTATAACAAATCTAAACCGACTTATGTCGCATCTAATTTTAGTTTTGATTTTgagaacagaggaagtacacGGATTGATGTAGTGGCATCTGAAAGTCCAGTTGTAAAAAAGAGATCgacgcgaggtggaggaggaattACTGATGGACTCGTGCACCTCCTCCAGCCGTGCATGCATCGCCCATCCCCATCACCTGGCTGGCGTTGACGCCCGCCCGCGCGAGAAAACCCGTACGACGACGCCCCCCGCCGGTGCCACCTCGCACGGATGACGGCACCACACGCCGCGGCGCGCCCCGCCCGGGTCCCCCATCCTCGGCCTCGTCCTCCAGCCAATTCCTTCCTCGCCAGAAACTGCACCCAAACTGCGGCCCATCGCACGGAAAAATGCCCCTGCGGCCACTGCCCCTCCTCCTGCCACTGCGACTGCGGGCAGCCAGCCATGGCAGGCAGCTGCCGCGCTCGCCAGAGCGGAGCCgatggcatgcatgcagccgCACCACCCCTTAACTGCCTGCAGCTTTGCCTCCCCGTACGCTCTGCCCCCCGGTTGGCGGTGGAAACTACTCGCTACTGTTGACAAAAAGGCTGCACCCTGTGTAATCCTGcatccctcccccctccccctctcatCACTGCACGCCGATGCCAGCGCGTGTCTCCGTTGACGTACCACAGGCCTTTTCGATCGCCGGCTCCGCTCCACGCTTCCAACGCCCGTTCCTGTTGGATTTCGTTTcgcattttttattattaattttaaaataaatcctttcaatatttattttccAGATTCAACTTGTGTCAAAAACAGCTTTATTTAGGcacgccggtctgactgacGTAATAATATTCTCAAGGGTGGTGGGAAAAAATTGTTACACATGTTACGGGTGGTGTAATAGTGTTATTTTTCTATACGAGATGGGTTGGTTGGTTAAAATGTTTAGATTTTGAAAAAAGTttaagaaaatatttatttttgaaataaaatgttttagaaACCAATAAAATTCCGTCCGTCGTATCTATGCCTGCGTATCCCTGTAGATTTTGACGTCTACCTCGATCGGGCCCTTTTCTGGGTCATTGTTTGCATGCATTTTTGCCTGGTACGTGTTGCAGTatgccggccggccatggcgattgacaggtgtgtgtgtgtatgtgtatcCTGGATACCTTTCTGCGTCCGTGTATTTTTGCAGGTGTAACACATGCTGACCTGCAGTGTGTGCGGCGGCGCGTACGTACTGCAGTTGAGGTGGTGTAGTAGGACGAACCGGGTGGCGTACTGGGGGAGCGTGGCATGTCGCTGCACGCCCAGCAGGTGGGGGTTTCTTCGCCGGTAATGTTACTTACTCTAAAGTTAGTGAAAACTAAATGTCAAAAGTTTGAACGTATGGAAAGCAAAAAATAGGTATAAAGGGGAGTGACAGTGACATTCAAAAGGCAGCTAGGGATGCAAAAGATTGCAACTACAATTTTTTGGTTTCTTTGATATATTccatcggtaaaaaaaaaacaaagctaaaATAGAATGGGACACATAACATATCCtattctagatttattttttatgaggcGGAAGGAGTACTTTGTACTACTCTTATATTGCCAGAGAAAATATCCAATGACCCAGCATGAAAACGATTTGTTGCATATTGGTGTGGTAACTACAGGTAAATTTCAATACTACCTATATTATTGTGGTGGTGCAATATATTTCAAAATTGGTTTTGCAAAAGCCCAGTTAACTGGGTGAAAGTGACACTAAACTCTTATACATTCATTAGAAAACCTGGTAATGATGTTTCAGGAAAATTAAAGAAGAGCACTTGGTGTTATTGTAAGCTTTGTTTTACTGGTGGCGTGTTATTGTAGCTACAAGTACTACTATCACCAAAACACTTGGTGAACAACTGAATTCATTCTTCTATGTTGCCGCGTGTCCCGTAGCCTAAAGTGTCTATGTCaattgactttttgacaaagATCACAATAATTGCTTCACATAACACACATCCATCTGTGCTGGATGCTGCAGTTCATCCGGCACTTCTCAACATTTGATCAACATTAATTTTGACCGTCCAGTGACACAAATCAGGAAAAATGGAGTTGATACTGGCCCATTGCTGTCGGTGTTATTAGAGGGGATGTACTTAATTAGTACTTATTAAACGTTTAGTAAGTACTGAGTATATAAAGTTATAAACCCTGAACGGTTAAACATTCAACTGAGTATATATGGACTATTACCCCCGGAGTCTAAACATAGGGATGTAACATGCAAAGGCGGTGGACAAGCGGGTTTTTTTAGCCCGCTTTTCttacttctagttcattttttcttcttaattttGTACTACCATATGAGAAATGAATTAGTAAGCGGGTTTTTATGCGGTAGTAGGACTACCCACTTAACTAAACCTATATAAACTCTGTGTATATATGGGTGTTTCCGTATGATGAATTGCAATATGTACCGAGTCAAGCGTACCTTATTTCGCTTTATGATGGGTTTAGCACATACTTTTCCACTTTAAAATACGGTCTATTGATATATGTTTCACTTGACACTAGGATGCGCCATCAAACTATAGACATTTCACAAAAATTGAGTGAAACTTCATGAAACATGATCTAAATAATTTACACTCATATTTTACAAGATTTCCATTCAATTATATGACACAACCTTAGTGCAAAGTAAAATAAGGTACAATACGAGTATTTTATATGAGTTCGATCAATTTCTATAAAATTTCTTCAGAAGTTAATACTCCATTCTAAAGAGTCCTAATGTTGGTTTCTGCTAATAATTTTtggttttatttgttttgaaaattgtcgaaaatgaaaaatatggggagacaaaaaatatatggaaaTCTAAAGAGTGTAACTTAAGATACATTGTTGTAATAATAAGTAGTTAAGAAGGAGATCTCAGCAAGTCATGTATCTCATCCACTCCATCAAACTTGCAACTAAAACTGTCAAATCATACAGAATGCCCCCATTGTAATTAATACTTTGTAATTAATAGTAGTGTTAGATTACTTAAGTTCCTTGACCAATCAGAAACCTGGACCGTACTCCTTGTCTTGCTACTTTAGGCTAGATCTCCCAACTAATGAGCACTTAAGAAGTCTAAACAAGAATTGATCATGGGACCAAGTCCTAATTAGGCAAGCAAAATAAGTAGTACTCCATACAAGTCGCTCTACTAACGGTACGGATTCACACAACTACGATTATAATACTCCAGTCTGGGGGTTTGTTTCCAAATGCATAcatgattaaaattatttcatGAAAACAACCTTACATCTAATTGAAACTGTGCTTACTTGGACTAGTCGTTCTGAACGTCCTTCTCAACATTGGAGCAAATTCATTACTGAGAGGACGACATCCATATTACTTAATTATTACATTTTCTATGTGCATATCATATTGTCTTTCAATTAAGAGAAATCAATTTGTTGAGTGGGCATGCATACAAAGCTAGATATCATTGGCAGCCAAATTAATTGTTCTGACAAAATTAAATGTGCATGACTGCTTCTCACTGGGATATTTTAGGTCAGATacacaatactccctccatactcgtaaaggaagtcgtttaggacagcgacacgatttccaaaacacaactttgacttcttatttctataaaaatatttattgaaaagtgatatatatatatatatatgtatatttttatgaaagtatttttcaagacaaatctatacatataatttttacattttcaaactcaacaacttgagagttattcataatttatattctcaaggtttaacttaaacattgtcctaaacgacttcctttataagtatggagggagtatacacaATGTGACTCCCCATATTTTTAGGTCAGATACACAATATTTTAGGTCAGATTTACTACATAAATCGTGCAGTTTTTTAAAGTCAAATACTTAAATGATGAATGcagctatttttaaatgaaaaattgATGCAATTGCGGGCTAAGTTAGACTATATCTGGGAAATACTAGTGGTATGATGGTAGTCACGAGTGTATGATTTTATCCACCAATACAAGATTTAAATCTTGATGCTCATGAGTATTAGCACACGATCGAGGTGCTCACTTTCTATAAAATTTTAAGACCAAGAAGCTGCCGCTAGTTCCCCTTTTTTAAGTGTGTGTTAGAGGAGCATTTATCAATTTATTATCAATGTGATGTTACGCGTGTAGTGTGCCTCTTCCGTCTTACCAAAAACACAAGTTAATTTGATCATATCTGACCTtgaagcatatttttttttcttttttgggaaaTTTGACCTTCGCAAGATAAAACCTGATACGATTAAGCTCAAGTACGTGTACCGACGTGCCAAATATCCAGCAGATTTCTAGGAAAACTAACTGGCAAATTAGCTGGATTGGCCGGCGTTTGCATTGACAGCGCCAATTAGCTTAAGAGAGCAGACGTGTGAAGCAGCGGGGAGCAATGCGTGCAGACGCATCCAACCTGCATTTAATCTTGCTTGCATACGTACGACTCGGAGCTTAATTActaggagtagctagctagcacacaCATGCAACAACGCCCTGCTTAATTAACCCGATCCGTACGTGCATGCATGGATTACGATTTGATTAGTGAGAGAATTAACAATCCAATACATTTGACTATCCAGAGAGATCGATCATATACTCTTAATTATGTAACTTCTAcgatgatcattttttttttgtttatcagTTATCACTAACACACGCACCAGCACATACGTATTGATACGTATACACAGCGTATATAATTAGCCTAccaatctagctagctagatcgatTTACTCCAACACACTAATACTCTATACACATGGAAGAGGATTAATCTAGCCGTAGGTTATAGATAATATAGTGTTCAACTTTTAATATAGTGCCTCCATGTCTCTTGCAATGGAGACACCAGAGCCACCTTCTCTGCAATACACTCAATTTAATTACCCACGGAAGCTATCCATTTTAAGCCAAGACAGCCATGACACAGCCCAAATTAACAAACATCCAACCAACTAATCGTGATCTCACTTGCCCTAATTCTCCATTAGGGGAGCCCTTATTACGTGGCACACGCCAAGCAATCCATGGCGTATTCCTTGCCCGAAAATGGAGTACGCTTACATCGCCTAGTCTGACTTTGACCCCATTTTGCAATgccaaaaggagagagagagagagagagttgttATGAATAAACCGCGGTATTCATATGTCTCGTTAGGGCCACGTGTCCGCTTCTCGTCTTACTAATAATCTAAGTATATATACTCCGTGAGAGTGTGTGTGGTGCCTCGCGAGCACAATTAAACACAAATAGTTTAATTCGTGACCTGGTGATCTGCAAGATCTCCCCTGAGGTCACCCGGTCTCGCCTGCTTCATCCTAACATTGACGTTTAAGGTATTCAAATGCTGCAGCTAGCGTGTCTTGCTCTTAAATTATACGTATGCCTAttgattaattatgttttttgTTCGTTTTGGATTTGTGTAGAGTGGAAAGGTACCAGGAATGGTTTGAAAATTTGGGCGTAGATGACCTCAAAAGAGATTGTATTTTTCTCTAGAGAGgacagattaattaattaaagaggGTTTTGTATATTGGTGTAGACATGGTGACTTGTCGAGTCAAAAGCGAAGAGATCATCTGCTGATTAGTATAGATACTATAGATTATTTGGTGCATATATGGATAGAGGGATAGAGCGGGAAAGCTGCATGCATTTTGGCAAATTGAACTTTTGAGTCTCTGACTTTGCCGTAATTAATTGCAACACTCGTGTTATGATCGTGTTAATTATAGGGGTTAACACTTGTCGCCATGGATCAGGGCTTTGCCACATCGGAGTGAACGTCACAATTGAATCATAATCAGGGTGAAATAGTAGTATAAAATTAACCACATACGTAGGTACCAGCAGAGCAAATCTTTAATTAATCGTGGCATATACTACTCACAATATATCCAGTACAGTCTTTGCTAGAACATTCATCTGGTGATCAGcatgattaattaggtttagtTTAAGTACAATAGCTGTCACGATTTCCTGCTCTTGTTGTTTAATAACTCTGATTATGAATGCATGGTGATCGTTGCAGTATATACGTATTTAATCACATACGTGGGTGCATGGGGGTGATCCATAGATTGCAGCAACAAACTCTGAACACACACCAACCAAATTAAGCTGTTGCAATGCTGCATATACGCAGACGATTGCATCGTCGTCACAACCtataataaacaaataaatttgcAGGTTTGGAGACGGGATGAGAGGCGCCTGTCGTTGCGTTTGGTTGTGACCTGGATCGCCTCGGCCTATGGCTAGCAGGGAGCAGATAGCAGGAAAAGCATTATAATTTGATGCATATGGCCCATGCATCGACGAGAGCATGTACTTGCTCCCAAAAATGCATTAATTTGTTAATAATGTTTAATTGCATGGCCCTAGATATGCTTGGcaatatgtgtgtgtatatatctTAAATAATGTGTGAGGCATTATTGacatctgaatatctgatgagGGAGTTGGTAGCAGTTGCTCCAAATGCAGAATGCATATGGCACTTGTTCTTCTTCAGGTTGTTCAATTCAATGGCGGCAGCATCAGAAGTTTCCCGAGTTATGGGAAGAATTAATGGagagatggatggatagatgtGATCAATTTTCATCAGGTGTGTGATGACTGAAGATGCGTGTGTGATGAGAACGGCGCCTGAATTATTGGGAGTATTGTATTCAGAGCATTTGACGTCTGTTTTTCAGCTATTCATACGCTGGTCTTGTGGCCATGAGGACTGAAGAAGAATCTTGCTCTCTTGTATGTAGTAGCTCAATAATTACAACTCAAAAACTTTAGATCTCGATGATTAGTTCCCACAGTAATGCACTCAAATCGAGAGGTTTTCTGTTGTGAAATGGCCAAAAAAGCTTTAGTACTGATCTGATAACTGAACTGTCAGAGAAACAGTAGAAGAGATAACGCAACGACAGTTTCAGTTCCAGTTTCAGCTTTAATGTCCTCCATAATTTCCGTGGGCAAGAATGGGAGAGAAaggggtgtttggatccagggactaagCTTCAGTTCCTGCCATATCGGAtaaatttagagtattaaacataagctacttataaaactaattacatgaatgagagctaattcgctgataaatttttttaagcctaattaatccataattagtacatgtttactgtagtattacataggctaatcatgaattaattaggctcaatagattcgtctcgtgaattagtccagagTTATAGAATAGGTTTTACcaatagtctatatttaatatttataatagtatccaaacatccgatg is a genomic window of Oryza glaberrima chromosome 7, OglaRS2, whole genome shotgun sequence containing:
- the LOC127778597 gene encoding transcription factor MYB102-like, with amino-acid sequence MGRAPCCEKSGLKKGPWTPEEDEKLVAYIKEHGQGNWRTLPKNAGLSRCGKSCRLRWTNYLRPDIKRGRFSFEEEEAIIQLHSILGNKWSAIAARLPGRTDNEIKNYWNTHIRKRLLRMGIDPVTHAPRLDLLDLTSLLKPAAAAAYYPTQADLDTLRALEPLAGYPDLLRLASAILPAATRTGAAAAAAAEQAQLLLPWLLQAQMAQQQQQVTPPPPPPPQAAATEQFLQATSTACHQMPGLVHASPTQQLAQQPQDHMAAATCHRRGAVQHPSYDNQLDYVPALMQMASDASNLQQWSSTVSSSNNHNVNSGVSTPSSSPAAAGQINSSSTTTTTTYGLNASGDVDDAGLLINMHLSELLDVSDYM